A portion of the Betta splendens chromosome 2, fBetSpl5.4, whole genome shotgun sequence genome contains these proteins:
- the mad2l1 gene encoding mitotic spindle assembly checkpoint protein MAD2A — MTSTLKGITLKGSAELVAEFFSFGINSILYQRGIYPPETFTRVTHYDMSLQLTTDPKLKTYLTNVVAQLKEWLFECTVQKLVLVITCLETNEVLERWQFDIECDKTAKESSAPREKSIKTIQDEIRSVIRQITATVTFLPLLETPCAFDLLVYTDKDLEVPDKWEESGPQIIDQSEEVRLRSFTTSIHKVNSMVAYKRTDSV, encoded by the exons ATGACCAGCACATTGAAAGGCATCACTCTCAAAGGAAGCGCGGAGCTCGTAGCCGAGTTCTTCT CATTTGGCATCAACAGCATCTTGTATCAACGTGGCATCTATCCTCCAGAGACATTTACCAGAGTCACCCACTATGACATGAGTCTTCAACTCACCACTGATCCCAAACTGAAGACCTACTTGACCAACGTAGTAGCTCAGCTCAAAG aatgGCTGTTCGAGTGCACGGTGCAGAAGCTGGTGTTAGTTATCACGTGCCTGGAAACCAACGAGGTGCTGGAGAGATGGCAGTTCGACATTGAATGTGACAAGACGGCCAAGGAGAGCAG TGCACCCAGAGAGAAGTCTATTAAAACCATTCAGGATGAGATCCGCTCTGTCATCAGACAGATTACAGCTACGGTAAccttcctgcctctgctggAGACGCCAT GTGCTTTTGACCTCCTGGTCTACACAGACAAAGACCTGGAGGTGCCAGATAAGTGGGAAGAGTCTGGGCCACAGATCATTGATCAGTCAGAGGAAGTGCGTTTACGTTCCTTCACCACCTCCATCCACAAGGTGAACAGCATGGTGGCATACAAGAGGACAGACTCAGTCTAA